The proteins below come from a single Rosa rugosa chromosome 2, drRosRugo1.1, whole genome shotgun sequence genomic window:
- the LOC133728922 gene encoding protein OSB3, chloroplastic/mitochondrial-like isoform X2, protein MELYSGTVAAATTTSPGHYFTPLHSQPHTTKPKPPNFAMNSLFRSTPLTKRLPFRPLQSHYSSTTPTKPKTPNTYTISTPRFTPKSPPPTKPNFPRPTEVPFQPKVANSVRLIGHVRMPLQVQTTPDGAFWAATVLTAFSSSSSAKSLRIPIIFEGDLAHIVSLHVKDGDYVFVAGNLRSDLNHLNATEGQARLQVKVHTLNFVEESFPMNKRSKDGSEERTIDHTVASEKDDMNESQKDLLVWKNILAWKDLLAKPHEWWDVRSKEGSPKAAAFERKSNGELRMIDDSTPEWIQHKLDSLTFDQKPNSHSSETSLREDGDSTLGTWRDLLDNPKQWMDYRDQKCNKLVKRNHPDFKRKDGGHALWLNKVPQWVLSELKGMEFDVPILKPKQANEGRGDKSWKDLVENPDKWWDNRLQKRNAKAPDFKHKETGEALWLNSSPAWAIPMLPPLKTQQNMTTDDRNTPLPRNMEASVGGV, encoded by the exons ATGGAGCTCTATTCCGGCACGGTAGCAGCAGCAACCACAACCTCACCCGGCCACTACTTCACTCCTCTCCACTCTCAACCCCACACCACCAAACCCAAACCCCCCAACTTTGCCATGAACTCCCTCTTCCGATCAACACCCTTAACCAAACGCCTCCCATTTCGTCCCTTACAATCCCACTACTCCTCCACCACCCCCACTAAACCCAAAACCCCAAACACCTACACCATCTCCACCCCTCGTTTCACTCCAAAGTCCCCACCGCCCACCAAGCCCAACTTCCCTCGCCCCACTGAAGTCCCCTTCCAGCCCAAAGTCGCCAACTCCGTCCGCCTCATCGGCCACGTCCGCATGCCGCTTCAGGTCCAGACTACCCCAGATGGAGCTTTCTGGGCCGCCACCGTTCTCACCgcgttttcttcttcttcttcggccaAGTCGCTCCG GATTCCGATTATTTTCGAGGGGGACTTGGCTCACATTGTGAGTTTACATGTGAAAGACGGTGATTATGTGTTTGTTGCTGGGAATTTGAGGTCGGATTTGAATCATCTTAATGCTACTGAGGGTCAGGCTCGTTTGCAG GTTAAGGTGCATACACTCAACTTTGTGGAGGAATCTTTTCCAATGAATAAAAGATCCAAAGATGGCAGTGAAGAAAGGACCATTGATCACACTG TGGCAAGTGAGAAGGATGATATGAATGAATCACAGAAAGATCTCCTAGTGTGGAAAAATATCCTTGCGTGGAAAGATCTCCTTGCCAAGCCTCATGAGTGGTGGGACGTCAGGTCGAAAGAG GGTTCTCCAAAGGCTGCAGCCTTTGAGCGTAAAAGTAATGGCGAATTACGTATGATTGATGATTCAACTCCTGAATGGATCCAACATAAGTTAGATTCCTTGACATTTGATCAAAAACCTAATTCACATAGTTCTGAAA CCAGTTTGAGGGAAGATGGGGACTCTACGTTGGGTACTTGGAGAGACCTTCTTGATAATCCAAAACAATGGATGGACTACCGTGACCAAAAATGTAATAAATTG GTAAAGCGAAATCACCCTGATTTCAAGCGTAAGGATGGTGGTCATGCACTCTGGCTTAACAAGGTACCGCAGTGGGTTTTGTCAGAGCTTAAAGGCATGGAGTTTGATGTTCCAATTCTGAAGCCCAAACAAGCAAATGAGGGTAGAG GTGATAAATCCTGGAAGGATTTGGTGGAAAACCCAGATAAATGGTGGGATAACAGATTGCAGAAG CGGAATGCAAAAGCTCCAGACTTTAAGCACAAAGAAACTGGTGAAGCGCTGTGGCTTAACAGTTCACCGGCATGGGCGATCCCCATGTTGCCACCTTTGAAAACACAGCAAAATATGACAACTGACGATAGGAATACACCTCTTCCTCGAAACATGGAAGCATCCGTTGGTGGTGTTTGA
- the LOC133728922 gene encoding protein OSB3, chloroplastic/mitochondrial-like isoform X1, whose amino-acid sequence MELYSGTVAAATTTSPGHYFTPLHSQPHTTKPKPPNFAMNSLFRSTPLTKRLPFRPLQSHYSSTTPTKPKTPNTYTISTPRFTPKSPPPTKPNFPRPTEVPFQPKVANSVRLIGHVRMPLQVQTTPDGAFWAATVLTAFSSSSSAKSLRIPIIFEGDLAHIVSLHVKDGDYVFVAGNLRSDLNHLNATEGQARLQVKVHTLNFVEESFPMNKRSKDGSEERTIDHTDSFIVASEKDDMNESQKDLLVWKNILAWKDLLAKPHEWWDVRSKEGSPKAAAFERKSNGELRMIDDSTPEWIQHKLDSLTFDQKPNSHSSETSLREDGDSTLGTWRDLLDNPKQWMDYRDQKCNKLVKRNHPDFKRKDGGHALWLNKVPQWVLSELKGMEFDVPILKPKQANEGRGDKSWKDLVENPDKWWDNRLQKRNAKAPDFKHKETGEALWLNSSPAWAIPMLPPLKTQQNMTTDDRNTPLPRNMEASVGGV is encoded by the exons ATGGAGCTCTATTCCGGCACGGTAGCAGCAGCAACCACAACCTCACCCGGCCACTACTTCACTCCTCTCCACTCTCAACCCCACACCACCAAACCCAAACCCCCCAACTTTGCCATGAACTCCCTCTTCCGATCAACACCCTTAACCAAACGCCTCCCATTTCGTCCCTTACAATCCCACTACTCCTCCACCACCCCCACTAAACCCAAAACCCCAAACACCTACACCATCTCCACCCCTCGTTTCACTCCAAAGTCCCCACCGCCCACCAAGCCCAACTTCCCTCGCCCCACTGAAGTCCCCTTCCAGCCCAAAGTCGCCAACTCCGTCCGCCTCATCGGCCACGTCCGCATGCCGCTTCAGGTCCAGACTACCCCAGATGGAGCTTTCTGGGCCGCCACCGTTCTCACCgcgttttcttcttcttcttcggccaAGTCGCTCCG GATTCCGATTATTTTCGAGGGGGACTTGGCTCACATTGTGAGTTTACATGTGAAAGACGGTGATTATGTGTTTGTTGCTGGGAATTTGAGGTCGGATTTGAATCATCTTAATGCTACTGAGGGTCAGGCTCGTTTGCAG GTTAAGGTGCATACACTCAACTTTGTGGAGGAATCTTTTCCAATGAATAAAAGATCCAAAGATGGCAGTGAAGAAAGGACCATTGATCACACTG ACTCTTTTATAGTGGCAAGTGAGAAGGATGATATGAATGAATCACAGAAAGATCTCCTAGTGTGGAAAAATATCCTTGCGTGGAAAGATCTCCTTGCCAAGCCTCATGAGTGGTGGGACGTCAGGTCGAAAGAG GGTTCTCCAAAGGCTGCAGCCTTTGAGCGTAAAAGTAATGGCGAATTACGTATGATTGATGATTCAACTCCTGAATGGATCCAACATAAGTTAGATTCCTTGACATTTGATCAAAAACCTAATTCACATAGTTCTGAAA CCAGTTTGAGGGAAGATGGGGACTCTACGTTGGGTACTTGGAGAGACCTTCTTGATAATCCAAAACAATGGATGGACTACCGTGACCAAAAATGTAATAAATTG GTAAAGCGAAATCACCCTGATTTCAAGCGTAAGGATGGTGGTCATGCACTCTGGCTTAACAAGGTACCGCAGTGGGTTTTGTCAGAGCTTAAAGGCATGGAGTTTGATGTTCCAATTCTGAAGCCCAAACAAGCAAATGAGGGTAGAG GTGATAAATCCTGGAAGGATTTGGTGGAAAACCCAGATAAATGGTGGGATAACAGATTGCAGAAG CGGAATGCAAAAGCTCCAGACTTTAAGCACAAAGAAACTGGTGAAGCGCTGTGGCTTAACAGTTCACCGGCATGGGCGATCCCCATGTTGCCACCTTTGAAAACACAGCAAAATATGACAACTGACGATAGGAATACACCTCTTCCTCGAAACATGGAAGCATCCGTTGGTGGTGTTTGA
- the LOC133728924 gene encoding vesicle-associated membrane protein 721-like, giving the protein MGQKSLIYAFVARGTVILAEYTEFSGNFNSIAFQCLQKLPATNNKFTYNCDGHTFNYLVDNGYTYCVVADESVGRQVPIAFLERVKDDFVAKYGGGKAATAAANSLNKEFGSKLKEHMQYCVDHPEEISKLAKVKAQVSEVKGVMMENIEKVLDRGEKIELLVDKTETLHHQAQDFRNVGTKMRRKMWLQNMKVKLIVLGILIALILIIILSVCHGFNCGGN; this is encoded by the exons ATGGGGCAGAAGTCGCTGATCTACGCGTTCGTGGCGCGAGGCACTGTGATTCTTGCCGAGTACACCGAATTCAGCGGCAATTTCAACTCCATAGCCTTCCAGTGCCTCCAGAAGCTTCCGGCCACCAACAACAAGTTCACCTACAACTGCGACGGCCACACCTTCAATTACCTCGTCGACAATGGCTACA CATACTGTGTGGTGGCAGATGAATCAGTTGGAAGACAAGTGCCTATTGCTTTTCTGGAGCGTGTGAAGGATGATTTTGTTGCGAAATATGGTGGTGGCAAGGCCGCTACAGCTGCTGCCAACAGTCTTAACAAGGAATTTGG GTCAAAATTGAAGGAACATATGCAATACTGTGTTGATCATCCTGAAGAAATAAGCAAGCTTGCTAAGGTTAAGGCCCAGGTTTCAGAAGTGAAAGGTGTTATGATGGAGAACATTGAAAAG GTTTTGGATAGAGGGGAAAAGATAGAGCTTTTGGTTGATAAGACTGAGACTCTTCATCATCAG GCACAGGACTTCCGTAACGTTGGGACTAAAATGAGAAGGAAGATGTGGCTGCAGAATATGAAGGTGAAGCTGATTGTTTTGGGAATTCTGATTGCATTGATCCTCATCATAATCCTCTCTGTTTGCCATGGTTTCAACTGCGGCGGAAATTGA
- the LOC133728923 gene encoding transcription initiation factor TFIID subunit 8-like, producing MPQKSKPKKRKTPKPVIIPTPENPTPSEFSTAIARTGVAQICHSIGFKVTQLSALETLTHVAINYLAAIAKSSASYAAKANRTDSNLFDFTNAIHDLSLVHGFNGASELHRSCVLGSTVLKDLAKFVEYTDETPFMWPIPQRERMGVEEELVLRNRESDSGRGVGLHVPRWLPGLPEVGKPKPVKRPHGEELWENVVVGNVDSGNGNENAGNGNRELGVKSKRGRVRFKIGVVEEKGGGCVGVKMRNGICRGGKRVCWNGNGNNGSNLNTGIRILGVDDDGDGKR from the coding sequence atgccccaaaaatcaaaacccaaaaagcgcaaaaccccaaaaccagtAATCATTCCCACGCCGGAAAACCCAACCCCGTCGGAGTTCTCCACCGCCATAGCCAGAACCGGCGTCGCCCAGATCTGCCACTCGATCGGCTTCAAGGTCACGCAGCTCTCCGCCCTCGAAACCTTAACCCACGTCGCGATCAACTACCTCGCGGCCATAGCCAAGTCCTCGGCCTCATACGCCGCCAAGGCCAACCGCACCGACTCAAACCTCTTCGACTTCACGAACGCAATCCACGACTTGTCGTTGGTGCACGGCTTCAACGGCGCGTCGGAGCTTCACAGGAGCTGCGTTTTGGGCTCGACTGTGTTGAAGGACCTGGCCAAGTTCGTGGAGTATACTGATGAGACTCCGTTTATGTGGCCGATTCCGCAGCGCGAGAGAATGGGAGTTGAGGAGGAATTGGTTTTGAGGAATCGGGAATCGGATTCCGGGAGAGGTGTTGGGTTACATGTTCCGAGATGGCTGCCCGGGTTGCCGGAAGTTGGGAAGCCGAAACCTGTTAAGAGGCCTCATGGGGAGGAGCTGTGGGAGAATGTGGTGGTTGGGAATGTGGATAGTGGGAATGGGAATGAGAATGCTGGGAATGGGAATAGGGAGTTGGGGGTTAAGAGTAAGAGGGGGAGAGTGAGGTTTAAGATTGGAGTGGTTGAGGAGAAGGGAGGAGGGTGTGTGGGAGTGAAGATGAGGAATGGGATTTGCAGAGGAGGGAAGAGAGTGTGTTGGAATGGTAATGGAAATAATGGGTCCAATTTGAATACTGGGATTAGGATCCTTGGagttgatgatgatggtgatggaAAAAGATGA